Part of the Cinclus cinclus unplaced genomic scaffold, bCinCin1.1 SCAFFOLD_83, whole genome shotgun sequence genome is shown below.
ATCACATAAAGctaaatatgaaaaattcttTGCAGAAGTCATCACATGTTGTACCAACAGAGAACTACCATGAGCTTAAAGCACAGTGAGTCCCTTTGGCATTTTTGCCTCCCTATCTTACAACCCATCTTATGGCTGCTCGTACTCACTTTCTCCTCCGTCGCTGTTCCCCAGCACCTGTAGTTTCAGCTCTTTGCTTCTAGGTCCCAACTCCCTGTTGAAACCAAAGATGGGCTGGTGTTGGCCACTCTTTTTTAAGCGGTCATGGAGCAAACAACCTCATTCTCTATATTCCCCCCATCAAATCTTACACGCCTCATCACCATCTCCAAAGTTTCAGTACCATGCATTACCATGGAGGACGTGACTAGCACACCAAACTACACAACTCTGGTCTGTgtaccctgcagagctgtgtagGCTGCCAGCAGAAGTTGAGAGGGCAATCTCTCTGGAAGGCTGTTTATCCTACTGCCCTATTGCACCTGCTGCACCTATGATCAGCGTTTCTACCCATCCAATTAAAACACAGAGTGTGCAGAGAAGCAAAAAGTAAGTATGCAAATGTATTCTAGGGCCAAGTGCCAGAATCAGCAGTCTAGCACAGGGGCAGCACAAAGAGACGTTGCTCCGTTGTGCAGACTTCACCTCTGCACCATGCACAACAGTTACTGCATGGTAATGACAACCCCGAGACTGTGCTGGTCCACCTACACTGTGCCAGCCAGAAGGAGAGCAGACACTTACAGAAAGAACTCGTCATTCCActccatctctcctgcagcacCGACACTGCTACCTGTCACTGGCTTCGTCCACTTCTGCTGCGGGGGGCTGTCTAGCTCTGCCAGGCAGCATATCTCCCCAACTCCTGCAACAGAGAGACAGAGGGCACACGTACACTTGTCAACAAGAGGCAGTGGTTAATCAGGAACATGCTCCTCTTTTCCATTCAAACCCACCCACAACATCCACTCGCTCCAATCTCACCACCTGCACGCTTGCCCCTGTGGATCAGCAATGTTTTCTCGCTTACCTCCCTTCCCCTGGCAGCCCAAGTTCAGCACTCGAAGATTCCGGAGCAACAGCTTAGAACCCAGAGGGGCTGCTGCTACTCCGGACGGGGACTCTTGAGTCAACTTATTGCTGGGTACCTGAGGAATGATGAGAGCGAGACCGATACCTTTACCACTCACTTGCCAGCAGACAGCAGCAAGATGCATGGTCCTTGTACCTATTAAGTAGCTCCTCACACCAACACAAGGGAACACCTGCAAAGCCACCAAGAGATGCTGCAGGTCTCCAAAGCTATTGATCTCCAGTGGGCTCTCACATTATTTCAGATGGGAAGTTTAAGGCAGATGGAAAAGGAGACAGGCAAGAACAAGCTTGCTGGCTACCAGATGGTCAACTGACAATGACAAACCATGGGCCATTCCATGCCTGCAaaggctgccccagagccttgGTGTTCAGAGCAAGGGCGGCTGCCAAAAGACAGATGTACCTCAGGCAGTACAGGTCCACAAGTACATGAATGACAATCAGCattcaagaaaaaaaggtggaagGAGTTACACTTGGGAGCAATTTCTAATGATCCCTATGCACCATGTCTCAGTACCCAAACTCCTATGACAGTGCAGGCCAGGGTTCAGCTGATGCCCAGAAGTGAGACTCAACCCTTGGATTCCTGTCTGAGTCTCAGCCCTCAGAAATGTCTTGGGGCCTGTGTTTGTGGCACAATATTGACATGAGAAGAGTGACTTACCACACTGGCTCCAGCGGTGCAGGCCATCAAATTCACCATCATGGCTGGCTTCGTGCTGACAATGGTATCCTCAATCAGATCCTTTATAGTGGACAGATCCACTCTCCCTTCATCCTTCTCTCCGCAAATCAAGAGGAAATGCAGgaaagtcattaaaaaaaggATGCATTTACAGCTCCACCTGCTTCCCAAGCCTCTAATATGCTACACAGTCATTCTCACAGTAATAACCTCCCAGATACTCTTCCTATATTCCATACTCGCCCTCCTCAGTGCTTAGAGCTTATGCAtagcagctgcaggaaaaagCAAGCCTTCTAAATGAGAAAAACTAAGCCTATACTTCTGTACTTTATCAGCTGTAAATTTTTACAATACAGCTTTTATAATTCCTCACATGCTCACCACCTCAGGAGATGGTGCCACAACAATTTTGGGACACCAGCCAAATTCCTGCATCTACTTGGAACAAAGTAACAAAGGTGTCAATAAAGCAACAAATCAACCAACCTGTTTGGATCACGGAAGAGCAAGCACGTCTGCAATCTGTTCCTTAAACCTCTAAACCCAGGGATTCCCCACAttaatctcttaaaaaaaaactcaaCCAGACTTAATCAACAGAACCAAGCCAacacaacaacaataaaaaaccaCCACCTCACACAAAGAGAGAGCAGCAACCCAGCTCGTTTTGCAGTTCTACATCTAACAACAGCAGGAGGAACCTACATAGACAGAAAGCCTTCAGTAGATACTGGTATCACTTCAGCCCTCTTGAGGATGCTGTTCTGACACAGCTGAGCTAGTATTGATTCCAGGATGAAAGAATCCCTACACTGCCCTAAAAGGCCATGACAGTGAGTTGCCAATCCTTCTCCTCCACAGCAGCCTGCCTTCTAGCTGcttctgctccttcctcccttcctccacTCACAGTCAGCCTCCCACTGTTAGCCACTCACCTCAGGAAGCTCAAGTCGCGGAAGAACCAAAAAGTCCAAGTCTGGTCTGTCTTTAAATGTCCATGACACCAGGAGACCCTCATTCTGTATCTCCTCCAAGTGGATCTCCACCTGGCCCAGAAAAAATATCCATAGTTGGAAACAGTTTCTGTTTACATTAGGTGATTTTTGCCCCATTCCAAATCCAGCAATTGAGAGGCCCTCACACCAGTGCAACAGTAAAAAACAGAACATAAGAACACAAGTGCTCCCAGGCCTACAGGATGAAGAGGCTGCAGAAGCTGCAATGCTCCATTAGTGAGATCTGGcttcctcactgctgctggatGCCCAGGCAGcaacagagggaaaaattatCCATTATTacttccactgaaaaaaaagcctGCAGTATAATCCAAAAGTGCCAAACTGGGCACCAACACATATTTACTGAGCTACATCAATTAGCCATTGCCAAATGTAAGTACAACCATTCATAAGTTAGCAATGCATCTCTAGGAGATGATCCTCAGGTTGAAGACCCATCTGAGTCACCAACAGCCTGCAACAATAAACCAGACTGTACACCATCCTTTAGTTTACCTGAAGTTAAAAAGTTGCACACCCATGTACCCATAAAAGCATCATTAATGTGACAGACAGAAGCAGAACCACACAGGAAGACCCCTGACCTGAGAGCTCTAGTAAAAACTGGGTAATGAAATTCAACATTGTTCTCAGTTGCTAGGTTGACATTCATCAACAACACAGAAGTTCATCAGACAAAAGCAACAGATATGAGAAACAGCGGCCAGGTAAGTAACCAATAAGAGGTGTGCAGAGTAGACAGGGCACAACTGGGAGCACAGTACTTGAAGTACTCCAAAACACAGGCAGGCATGTGGTAATCTAACCAGCATTTcataaaacagcagcagcaagaccTCAATTAGAGTATCACATGCAACCCCTTACATGAACAATCAATCCAAAATTTCACCAGGTGCAGACAAGGAGACCTAGAAAATGCCAGTGAGTAGGGGAGCGATTGGATGAGATGTGAAAAAGGGGacctttcagaaatgaaaagcaactgTTGTTGCTGCCTGTCACTAGATTGGCAGCGGGGACATGACATGCTgaagagagagaggagctctccGAAGCTCTGGATCTCTGGAGGAGATGACCACAGAATAGAGGTACAAAATCAAACTGGCATGACCTGACAAAAGTAGGCGGAAAATTGTAGTAAAGCTTCTGAGAGCAAAAGGGTTCCAGAACAAGCTTCAAACTGCCAGCAACAACAATGGGATTGGCTTCTGCTACCACTGAGTTACTTATTTTGCCATGTCTGTTTTTTCCGGGTTTTTTGGTGCGCATATGAGCACACTGCCTCCAAGCAAGATACCATCTCCAGCATCATGTCCTTCATCATGGAAACAAAACCATATTCCAGAGAATCAAATCCAGCCAGAAAGCAACTATGGAGTTACCACCCATTGTGATTTTAGAGCTTCTTTACTGGAAGGAGCATCTCCAATAttcaacacaaagaaaaagctgtatCGTGCTCATGTGAATGTAATGAGGGGAACTGACAAGCAAACTACTCCTCACcatagttttctttttcacaccCACTACCAGGACACCATACATATCCACATATCCACAGGACATACCTCTCCCTTTCCTTTATGCCACACAGGGAATTGAATTCTCTGGACTTCTCACATCTTAAATACCCACTTAAAAGCACAATACAGAACACTGCCATGTCTCAAAACTCTCTGGAATTTCTTACAGCTATGTTTCATAGCCAAAATCCACAGATGAAGACTCAGAAAACAAGACTCGGCATGCAGATGGAATATTTGTCACCTCACCAAATGTTAGTGACCACACACTGCTTCTTCCAGCCCAACAAGGCCTTTATTGGCACTGAATCGGGTCCTCCTTCCTCACCCAATGTGGGACTACATGGAGGAGTAAGGCCAATGTCTAACTTCTTATAAACCTTACCTgagcctgcagcacagccaaagTGACATGATACGTATCCACAGAAACAGTAACTGGGGACTGCTGAGTAACAGAGACAGAGAATTTCACAGCTTCAGCTGACAGACGGCAGCACAACACctagaaagaaaaggaaaagatgagTTTATATCCCGGTAAGAGACAGCCATGTTATTGTCACCAAGTTCCAGGCTGTAAATCTGCCACTTCAGACCCTGTGCTGTGACAAGAGCTCTCTTATGCTCTCCACAGTTGGACCCTGATGTTTGGGTTCAGCAGTCATATACCCTGCCTCCACCAACACATCTTCCCTCACAGAGCTCACTGATGTGCAGCTCCAGAGCCTCCAAACTCCGAAACGACTCCAAAAAGATCTCACCTAAAACCTTCCTGATTCCACCATCTCCATCACAAAGTTCCTAACACACCATCAACGGAGAAACATCACACTGTACAATTCAGAACAGCAAAGCCTTACCATGCTGTGGTCTGACTGTCCCTTGCATGTCACACAACTTATATCTGCGGCTTGTGGTAACTGAGGACCCTCTTCAAACGTGATCTGCACTGAACTCTGCAAAGAGAAAACTCTGTTAGATCCCAGTAGTCAGAGCCCCCCAGACAGCTTCAAAGAGAATGAATGATGTGGGGTCCCAGAGACACTCTGATCTGTTTCCACAAATCTGGTCATCACCCAGAAAATTGTTCTGGACTGCAGTCAACCATAGGTCAAGTGCATTATCCCTCTGTTATTGCAGAAGCTTTCCCTTCTGGTTTCTTAGATTACAATCTCCACTGTGGAGGCATCCCTCATCTTCATTTGAGGATCTTCTCCTATTTCAAGACCAGATCTGTACAGAGAACCCTTCTCAAGAAATAGAAGACCAAGATAAAGAATTTGAGAGCATCTTTCCACAAACCCTAGCCTCAAAGATCCTGTCTGCTCAAAAGGgacaaaaagagagagacagagaaagcagaaattctGGGCACTAGAACATGACCATTTGGCAAGCTAAATGCATTTTAGGACCAGAACAATCAAAAGAGATGATAGAGGGGCAGGAAGCAACATTATTCTCAAGCCAACAGAACTCTGCACTTGCCACCTCCATCTTATGGACAGCCCcggtgaggagcagaaaaggctcTGGGACACTAATCTGACAGGCATAAATATGACAACCTGAAAACTGCTTGCCCCCCAAAAACGAGTCAAGATGCAAGCCTTCCTTCCAAACCAGACAGAAAGCAGTTCTACCAGTGATGAAACTGAAAATGGATAACCAGTATTGGCTCACCCACTGCTATTTCATATTAGTAATgcttgctgtttctttttctcgCAAGCCTCCTCCACTGGAGGCATGTATTCACTCACATAGGTCAGCCCAAAATATCaaatcagctttttctttctgtgactaGAATCTCTGTCCAACGACTCAAGCATTTCATCAGCAGCAGTGAGGTACCCCCTAGTTCTTCCCCAACACCTCACCAAACACAGTCTCACCAAACTGGGAGGCACTGATCAACTTCAAAAGATCTCACTGCTCAGAACAAACCACATGCACAAGGTGGCATGGATCTATACATCTTCCAAGGCATGCAGAAAacatagcaaaaaaaataatattaggAGGGTAGCATGCACTTGAGAGGCAACACAACTCCTTTCAAGTGTTTGCCCCATTTTAAGGCAAGTGAATTGTAATCTCAACAGGAAATGCTAAATTAGCAGCTGTCATTTCAAGATCTGCACAAAATGTAACACCTTGTCACCGAAGCTACTCTCTCAAGTACCAGGGATGAGCATGAGACATGGCTGAAGGCAGACTAACCCCCATCTGCTCACTCCTGGCCCCCTCAGACCACACTCCTAGCACAATCCACTCAAATTCACATGTTGGCATGCTCCGACCACCAATGCACTCCTATAAATCTCCTACCACATACATTATGTATTCACATTCACTGAGATACAGAAACACAAGGAAAGGTGAGCAAATTGAACCTGGACAAGATTAGGACctattcttttaaaaactcaAGAAGCTGAAAGAAGCCATGCAGAAAGAACAAACTTCAGAAGGAAGGAGACTATCAAGATATAAGCAACCAAGGAGCATTCCTCCAGGACCCTGGAAGCCAGTGTATCAGATATGGAAAACTGGCCACACATCGACTATAGTAGGAAGCAGAAGGTGAGTTTCTAcagaggaagcaggaaggaCTAAGCTCAATGGGAGAAGGCACTTCACACTGGATCTAGCCTAGAATTTGCCACTTGGTCAAAAAGGGAGATACTTTTCCTATCTTGCTGGAAAAATTCAAACAGAAGTTTGCATCATGTTCTTCAAGACTTTAACTGTCTTTTCTTCAAATATGTTAGTTTCATGGTAACTTTTTCTAGTTCTTGATTTTCCTGTGCAACTTAACAGAAAGACAACCCCTTCCCACTCACAcgacagaaaaaaaatggacatCACAGTAGACTTTGGACTGCTTTGGACCACAGTTTCTGTGGACATTAAGACCCTGCCCTGCAGGCAACACAAGCTATAATGCAATTATTTCCATCGGAATCATCAAGGCATACTCTCCTTCGTGAATTTCAAAACTACAGATAATACAACGGTAATACTGGgagattaaagaaaacaaatgccaGAAAATTACGAAGAGATTGCTGTGGAAACATCAGTGACTACAATATTGCCCCAACCCGCGTTAAACGAGGCGCGGTAACGCACTCGGCCCTTTCCGCGCTCGCGCAGCGCGGTGCACTCCGGCCAGGCCGAACGGAGCCGTCCGCAAGGGCCCCCCCGGTGCCCAGCGGCTCCTCCGGCCGGAGCGGCCTGCGGAGAAGGGCTGTCCGGCACCCGCCAACAAAGAGCAGGCGGCTGGGCCCACCTCGCCTCGCCGCCGCTCCCCGCGCTCCCCCGCTCGTGCCCTGCCGTACCCCGTGCCGGCGCGCCTGGCTGTTGAGAGCTCGCACCCAAGCTCGCTGCCACTGCTCCCGTAGGGACCTGAGGGCGAGAAGCGCCACGAGCAGCGCTCGGGCCCCGGcctcctccgccgccgccgctccgcgaCGCCGTAGCGCTCGCAGGGCCGCGGACCGCCAGTACTGAAGCAGCCAGGCCGCCACGGTGATCAGCGAGGCGGCGAAGAGCAGCACCAGCGCGGCCCAGCCCAGGTCCGGCCCCATGGCACGGCGCGCGGGGCTCACGGCGGCGCGGCGGGCATGGCGGGCGGGCTGCGGCGCCGCCCCGCTCGCGGCACCGGGCGCACGTGGTCCCGCCGCAGCCCCGCGGCACCGCacgcgctcccgccgccgccgccgccgcctctcTCCTTCCGGCGCGGCGGAACGCGCGCGCCCCCCGCGGCCCGGCGGGCAGGCCGTGGCACCTGGTCCGAACGGCCGGGCAgcctcacagctgctgctgcaagcCTTCTCTTGTGAAACAGGAGCTCAGCCGCCATCTAAAAGCCCAGGTCCCCACCGGCTTTCCGAGCTCCGACTAACTATGCTTTTCTCCTCACGTCGCTACCCCGCTCCCAGCGGGCACGCAGGACACACCAGTAAGGCGgaaccttttctttcctccgCTCCCGGTTGTGCCACTCTCGCTGGGGAGGGCAAGTAACACGAGTTTTGATCGTCTCCCGACAGTCACAACCCAAAATAGCAGCGCCCGGTTGGTGGAGATTCCTCGGTGTTAAGAGCTCCACGGTCTCTTCTCTGGCCACACGTGCTCCCCTgtacctctgtgctgtgctttccTCCACAGGACGTGCCTACCTCaaaatttatttgaagtttACAAAATCACTTTTGCATATGTTCAACAGAGCAGAGTTGACCTCTCAACACGGCAGCAACTCCCCAGGGGGCTATAAAGCCATCAGAAACCATTTCAGGTTGCCATACAGGTGCAGAGCACGTAGAAGTTCTTGACGCTACCAGACTTTCTGCTGCGTCTCCCCTCTGCTCACCGTCTCACAGCTGAATGAACAGAACAGTAAATAGACACTGAGCTTAtcctgccttcccttccctaccCCCCAAAATGCCCCGAGGGCCCAACAGCAGTTACAGATTCCCGGACAATCAAAAATCTCCGGTAAGGTATTTTACTGAATTTTCCCGACATCTGAAGAAATGTGGGGAAAGGAACCCGACGGCCGCTCACTTTTCCGCTCTCGCGCAATCTGCACCCCGATAACATGGCTCACCGCCCCGGCGGCCGGAGCTCGCCTGCAGCCACCgctcctcagggctgggcgAAAGGCGGCTCCGGCTGGGAGGCGGAGTGGAGCCGTCACCCGGCGCTGCCGCGATCCTGCTCGCCCGCCCTGGTCTGCGGCTCACCCGCTCCCCGCATGGGAGGAAGTGGCGTACAGTGGATCACGGGAGGTGCCAAGGCAGCCATGGCGGTTGCGGGCATTACGGGGCAGAGTCGTCCCCGGGCGATTGCTGCTTCCGGCGCAGAGTTTCGGAGGAGCCCCGCGGAGGAGGAGAACCACCGCGGACCTTAGCACCGGGGACGAGCGTGTCCACACGCCCTCAGCGCGGCTGAAACTGTTAACGATCCCGGCCGTCGTGGGAGCAGAGCTCCGCGCCGGCAGGGAGCTCATGCCAGGGCCAAAGATGGCGCCCCCGGTAGGCCGCGAGGGCCCCGCGCATCCGGCGCCGCCCGCGTAGCGCCCGGCCGGGAAGGCGGTGGGCAGCGCCCTCGGAAGGGAAGGGACAGCGCCCTCGGAAGGGCCAGCGCCCTCCGTGGCCATGGCGGCCTGGCCCGCTGTGCCCCTCCTCATCAACCTCGGTGGGTCGCTGCTGGGCTTTGCGGCCACGCTCACGCTGATCCCGGCATTCACGGATCACTTCCTCGCCGCGCGGCTTTTCGGGGAGGACCTCAACAAGACCTCAAGACGGCCCGTGTGAGTAGCGCTGTCCTCCGGAGGTGCCCCGGGGGACCGGCCCGGGCACGGCTGACTCCCCCCGCTCTGCTGAAGCGCGGAAAAACTCTCTATAACCCACAAAATAAGTTATAAGAGTAGGTAGGTATTTATTCAGCGCTCAGGTACATGGGGGATGGCTCCTCCAAAAACATGCACACTTTGGTGACCTGTGCTTCTCCTTTTAGTCTCTACAAACTAGGAATACACAACACGCCTAATACATATTCATTTCCTAACTCCGCTTCATATTAAAGTTAGCTCCACGCCTTTTTGCGGCTGCGCATTGTTCCCTTTTGGTTGCTCTGGTGGTCGTCCGGGGGTCGCTGGGATGAAGTAAACAGTCTTCCTCTCAGttgaacttttcaccttgccTCCTTGTGCATGCTCTCTTTTTAGTCCTTTGGTCATCTTCCGGACTTTTATACCAGTTTTCCTGGTTTCAGGAGTCTGAGGACCCCCTCGTCCTGTGGTGCCTTTGTCCTTGCATCCTGCTTGCCCATTCTAGGCCTTCACCTCACCTTGTAGCCTTGCTCTCCTCCTGTTCTTGGAAGTGCCATATATTACAGTAAACACAGTTTTCTCAGCCCCCTTTTAGTCGAAGCATTTTCTTGATACTTGATTCTTAATTCTCAATTTCTCTGTCTCAGTTCCCCCTTTTCTAGAGAATTAGTAAACTCTTTTACTTTCTCAATTCTGCCGACCTGTTTGGGTCCCACTGTGGGTTTTGGAGTGGGAAATAATCTTTCACATCTAATTGTTGAGTTTTATTATAATTGTCTGCCAGATCCCCTACCGTTTTTACaattaattgtttttctgtctCGGTCAGTGCATCCAATAATAATTACATATCGCTCCAATCTGGATTATGTTGTTTTATTATATATCGCAGACATTTAGCCGTGTTAACTGGATCACTGCAGTCAGTTTTAGCAACCTTTTCCCATGCCTCCAAGTCAGTTGTGGAGAAGGGAACTTTTACCAGTACCATTCCTCCCTCTGGTCCCACTGCCTCTCTCAGAGGTGCCTGTAACCAGGCCTGTCTAGCCCCGTGTGTGATCAGAAGGGGGTCTGCATTCTCTGAGTCTACATCCTCatccttttcctgttttatgtggGGAAGCTTGAGCAAATCTAACGGACCGTGTTCCTGGGCCACAGTCTGATAAACCTTATCAGATTTTGTGCATCTTTGCCCTATACGACATGCTGAACACCGCTTAAGCTTTCCTCTTAGTCTTAGTCTTCTTCTCTAGGGCCAATACCAGAGGGTCCAATGGAGCCCTGATCTCACAATCCCTCTGCCATTCCAGGTGATTGccaaggaataaaaatatatcGGCATAGGATACCTCTGtccattttccttccctcctaagAAATAGCATGAGCTGTGTTATAATCCAAAGTTCCACTGGGTGGACACTTCACTCCCTCGTCCAATTCATAGAATGGCCACCAGTCCTTGCAAAATCTTACAAggtctctcttgttttctgttccCCCATGCCCAGCAACATCTTTCCAACGTGCAATAACACAGCCTAGTGGGCTGGCTTTAGGGATCTCTTTACTTCGTCTAGTTCCCATTATCTTctccttcttgtcctgtcccGTTACCACCCAAACTTTTCCTCACACAATTTCACTGTATCTTCCCAGTATTCTTCCTACACACAACCCCAGTTTGCGGGCACACAATGTGACTTTCCACACACCAACTTTAGAATTTTAGGTTCAACATTGACTTGATTAGGATTGTTTTTCAATTCACACTTGAGGCATTTGCCCTGCTGGTTATTAGAGCAACACTGTCAACATCTTTTACAATCTCTACACTGTAATAAAACCCACGCCAGATGCCAACCCCTTGGTCCTCTGACAGCTCTAAATCTCCCACAAAGACAAGCTATCCTGTTCACCCCCCCAGAATACTCGGAGCCTCTACTGTGAAAATGCTCAATTTCTCTGTCTCACTACCTTCCAGCCCCGAAGCACAGGGTGTGATTAGCGGTGCCGTGTTCCTGATCATCCTCTTCTGCTTCATCCCCGTGCCCTTCCTGAGATGTTTTGTGGAGGAGCAGTGCGCTGCCTTTCCTCACAACGAGGTGAGGCTCGTCCAGTGCTGCAGGCATggcaggcaggggcagggagTGGCCACCGGTGACCGGGGTCCTGTTCTCTGTCCTGCAGTTCGTGGAGCTCATCGGTTCACTCCTTGCCATCTGCTGCATGATTTTCCTGGGCTTTGCAGATGATGTTCTGAACCTGCGCTGGCGCCACAAGTTGCTTCTTCCTACCATGGCTTCCCTCCCACTGCTCATGGTTTACTTCACCAACTTTGGGAACACGACCATTGTGGTGCCTAAGCCCTTGCGGGTGCTGCTAGGCATGCACTTGGACCTGGGTAAGTTAGAAATCAGCAGAAGCCATTATCCACATGGCAAGCAGTCAGTGGAAGGGAACACATGAAGCACTGTGCTGCAGAGGGAGCAGACTAAGGATTTGCTTAAGTAACCAGTAAGAGAGTGGCACTCCACCCACTAAACATCAGGCTAGAAAGAACATCCAGAAACCCAGAACACAGAAATTGAGCTGTGCATAGACAGGCACCAATCATTTTCCCATGATCCTGGCAATACAGTTGAGTACTGGGGCACACAGCACATGGCTGATAACACCAGGATGTCAGAAGGGCAGGAACAGCACTCCAGCTGGCTGCCATGTCAAAGCATGCTGCAGCCACAGTGCTGTACATACACGTACACGAGGCCAGCTCATAAGAGAAGAAGCAATCTATCTGTAAGCTACCACCATCAAAACTCACTGAGATTGCTAGGTAATAGGTTGGTATGTAAATCAGGAAGTGAGAGCTTCAGTGAATTTGTCTAGGGCCTGCTTTGCCTCCAAATACTAAAGCATTTGGCTTGCTCTGATTGGCAGGTATCCTCTACTACGTGTACATGGGCATGCTAGCAGTGTTCTGCACTAATGCCATCAACATTCTCGCCGGAATTAATGGAATTGAAGCAGGACAGTCACTGGTGATAGCTGCTTCCATTATCATATTCAATATTGTAGAGTTAAATGGtaaggaaaataacaaacatTTGTGGGCACAAAAAGCAAAGGGAGATTGAATTCTAGATTTCAATAGCTTGTATTGGTAAAAATGAACCAGTCTTGTCTTATCACaaatatatgtttttctttttcaatagGGGATTATCGAGATGATCACATCTTTTCTCTCTACTTCAtgattccctttttttttaccacGCTGGGCCTGTTTTACCACAACTGGTAAGAGGATAGACATTCAGAATTTGTCTGGAAGCATCCTTTCCCTctagtttctcttttttctatTGGAGTCTGAAAAACAGAGGCCTCTCTGAATTCTTCAGCAAGAGAGCAGAGTACAGGGTTTGAATTAAAACCTTTGGATGGATTAAAGTATATTAAGCCATTCATACATGAAATAGAGATGTAAGTTTAAGTAAGTAAGGATACGTTTTAAGTGCCTTGAAAACTTAAAGCCTTAGATATCAGTGTAGAAAACAAGTGAAAGTTCCAAAACATAGTTCcagacataataaaaatatagtagGAATAGtgcttacatttttcagataaaaCAGATAGGCCTTTAGTATTAAAAAACtagaacaaacaaaaccacttaACAACGTGCAGGTGGAACACTGGAGTGCAGAGAGTC
Proteins encoded:
- the LOC134057554 gene encoding UDP-N-acetylglucosamine--dolichyl-phosphate N-acetylglucosaminephosphotransferase isoform X1, with product MAAWPAVPLLINLGGSLLGFAATLTLIPAFTDHFLAARLFGEDLNKTSRRPVPEAQGVISGAVFLIILFCFIPVPFLRCFVEEQCAAFPHNEFVELIGSLLAICCMIFLGFADDVLNLRWRHKLLLPTMASLPLLMVYFTNFGNTTIVVPKPLRVLLGMHLDLGILYYVYMGMLAVFCTNAINILAGINGIEAGQSLVIAASIIIFNIVELNGDYRDDHIFSLYFMIPFFFTTLGLFYHNWYPSRVFVGDTFCYFAGMTFAVVGILGHFSKTMLLFFIPQVLNFLYSLPQLFHVIPCPRHRLPRLNPSTGKLEMSYSKFKTKSLSALGTNILKVVKILHIVDVKSGTDEDGEYTECSNMTLINFVIKLIGPTHEQNLTLLLLLIQVLGSMLAFSIRYQLVRLFYDV
- the LOC134057554 gene encoding UDP-N-acetylglucosamine--dolichyl-phosphate N-acetylglucosaminephosphotransferase isoform X2, with the protein product MAGRGREWPPVTGVLFSVLQFVELIGSLLAICCMIFLGFADDVLNLRWRHKLLLPTMASLPLLMVYFTNFGNTTIVVPKPLRVLLGMHLDLGILYYVYMGMLAVFCTNAINILAGINGIEAGQSLVIAASIIIFNIVELNGDYRDDHIFSLYFMIPFFFTTLGLFYHNWYPSRVFVGDTFCYFAGMTFAVVGILGHFSKTMLLFFIPQVLNFLYSLPQLFHVIPCPRHRLPRLNPSTGKLEMSYSKFKTKSLSALGTNILKVVKILHIVDVKSGTDEDGEYTECSNMTLINFVIKLIGPTHEQNLTLLLLLIQVLGSMLAFSIRYQLVRLFYDV